A single genomic interval of Microbacterium oleivorans harbors:
- a CDS encoding succinate dehydrogenase hydrophobic membrane anchor subunit translates to MTADTLAAPRSPQVRKKGANLEKWGWVYMRASGVLLVVLIFGHLFVNLMLGEGIKGIDFAFVAGKFASPFWQWWDVLMLWLALIHGANGMRTIVNDYVSGPTARKVLVWAIWLSAGLLILLGTLVVFTFDPCLGVTSDSMLWEMCQG, encoded by the coding sequence ATGACCGCCGACACCCTGGCCGCACCCCGCAGCCCGCAGGTCCGCAAGAAGGGCGCCAACCTCGAGAAGTGGGGCTGGGTCTACATGCGCGCCTCCGGCGTGCTCCTGGTCGTCCTCATCTTCGGGCACCTCTTCGTCAACCTGATGCTCGGCGAGGGCATCAAGGGCATCGACTTCGCCTTCGTCGCCGGCAAGTTCGCCAGCCCGTTCTGGCAGTGGTGGGACGTGCTGATGCTCTGGCTCGCCCTCATCCACGGCGCGAACGGCATGCGCACGATCGTCAACGACTACGTGTCCGGTCCGACCGCCCGCAAGGTCCTCGTCTGGGCGATCTGGCTCTCCGCCGGTCTGCTGATCCTGCTGGGCACGCTCGTCGTGTTCACGTTCGACCCCTGCCTGGGAGTGACGTCGGACAGCATGCTCTGGGAGATGTGCCAGGGCTGA
- the sdhC gene encoding succinate dehydrogenase, cytochrome b556 subunit, translating to MSAPARVTPSVAQTTSKTPRGTLYRGNEGMWSWVLHRITGVAIFFFLLVHVLDTALIRVSPEAYDAVIGTYKNPIMGLGEVALVAAIVYHAFNGLRIIAVDLWPWATRHQRQLWWGVLAVWAVTVIGFSARHVPIVLSEIGGGH from the coding sequence GTGTCTGCACCAGCACGCGTCACACCGTCGGTAGCCCAGACCACATCCAAGACCCCGCGCGGCACGCTGTACCGGGGCAACGAGGGCATGTGGTCGTGGGTGCTTCACCGCATCACCGGCGTCGCCATCTTCTTCTTCCTCTTGGTCCACGTGCTCGACACCGCGCTGATCCGCGTGTCGCCCGAGGCCTACGACGCCGTCATCGGCACCTACAAGAACCCGATCATGGGGCTGGGCGAGGTCGCCCTGGTCGCCGCGATCGTCTACCACGCGTTCAACGGCCTGCGCATCATCGCGGTCGATCTGTGGCCGTGGGCGACCCGTCACCAGCGGCAGCTCTGGTGGGGCGTGCTGGCGGTCTGGGCCGTCACCGTCATCGGATTCTCGGCGCGCCATGTGCCGATCGTTCTCTCCGAGATTGGAGGGGGTCACTGA
- a CDS encoding mannose-1-phosphate guanylyltransferase, with product MIDEIPDFYAVIPAGGVGSRLWPLSRADAPKFLHDLTGSGHSLLRDTWDRLAPLAGEDRIAVVTGRAHRAAVESQLPGIPDKNVFLESEPRDSAAAIGLAAAILHRRHPDVIIGSFAADHVIRGSRVFEFAVRDAVEVAREGYICTIGITPSEPAVGFGYIKRGGELIVEGARDASLVEHFVEKPDLETARSYVSDRSYLWNAGMFISRADVLLAEIEANNPALHAGLLELAEAWDDRDRRGPAVDRIWPTLEKIAIDYVVAEPAAKKGKLAVVPGHFDWDDVGDFASLAKLNSNGRKNDLAILGENARILSDAASGIVVSHTSRVISLIGVKDIVVVDTPDALLVTTSENAQRVKHVVDALKLTGRGDVL from the coding sequence ATGATCGATGAGATCCCGGACTTCTACGCCGTCATCCCCGCCGGAGGGGTGGGCAGTCGGCTGTGGCCGCTCTCGCGCGCCGACGCCCCGAAGTTCCTGCACGACCTCACCGGCTCGGGGCACTCGCTGCTGCGCGACACCTGGGACCGGCTCGCGCCGCTCGCCGGTGAGGACCGCATCGCGGTGGTGACCGGGCGGGCGCACCGCGCCGCCGTCGAGTCGCAGCTGCCCGGCATCCCCGACAAGAACGTTTTCCTCGAGTCCGAGCCGCGCGATTCCGCGGCCGCGATCGGCCTCGCAGCCGCCATCCTGCATCGTCGCCACCCCGACGTGATCATCGGATCGTTCGCCGCCGATCACGTCATCCGCGGCAGCCGCGTGTTCGAGTTCGCCGTGCGCGATGCCGTCGAGGTCGCCCGCGAGGGGTACATCTGCACGATCGGCATCACCCCCTCGGAGCCGGCGGTCGGCTTCGGCTACATCAAACGGGGCGGAGAGCTCATCGTCGAGGGAGCGCGCGATGCCTCGCTCGTGGAGCACTTCGTCGAGAAGCCCGATCTCGAGACGGCGCGCTCCTATGTCTCGGACCGGTCGTACCTGTGGAACGCCGGCATGTTCATCTCGCGCGCCGACGTGCTGCTCGCCGAGATCGAGGCCAACAACCCCGCGCTGCACGCCGGACTGCTCGAGCTCGCCGAGGCCTGGGACGACCGCGACCGACGGGGCCCGGCGGTGGACCGCATCTGGCCGACGCTCGAGAAGATCGCGATCGACTACGTCGTCGCCGAGCCCGCGGCCAAGAAGGGCAAGCTGGCCGTGGTTCCGGGCCACTTCGACTGGGACGACGTCGGCGACTTCGCCAGCCTGGCGAAGCTGAACTCCAACGGACGCAAGAACGACCTCGCCATCCTGGGCGAGAACGCCCGCATCCTCTCGGACGCGGCCAGCGGCATCGTCGTGAGCCACACCTCGCGCGTCATCAGCCTCATCGGCGTCAAGGACATCGTCGTGGTCGACACCCCCGACGCGCTCCTGGTCACCACGAGCGAGAACGCCCAGCGTGTCAAGCACGTCGTGGACGCTCTCAAGCTGACGGGTCGCGGCGACGTTCTGTGA
- a CDS encoding BMP family lipoprotein, giving the protein MTLSTPQKLVGITAAAGLLVALAGCGSAPDAESTGDAAAGEAVDGFMPCLISDEGGWNDKSFNQSAKTGMDSALEELDVEGIELESTTPNDYAPNLEQLVAEGCTFIVSVGFNLSAATVESALANPDIDYAIIDDLADNDFNGETDAPNIKPLVFNTAEAAYLGGYAAASWSEQSGVNKVGTFGGMQIPSVAVFMDGFQLGVEKYNEDKGGAVEVLGWDMATEEGLFTGGFAANDTAKQTAQNLLDQGADVILPVGGPVYQSAAAAINDGGTDTLMLGVDTDLAVADDTVADLVLVSIMKAIDVAVHDATIEAAGGDFSVEPYVGDLENEGVKLSSFHDFESQLPDGLADELATLQEAIIAGDITVESPNSP; this is encoded by the coding sequence TTGACACTCTCGACCCCCCAGAAGCTCGTCGGCATCACAGCTGCCGCGGGCCTTCTCGTCGCCCTCGCCGGTTGCGGATCCGCACCCGACGCGGAATCCACCGGCGACGCCGCTGCAGGCGAAGCCGTCGACGGCTTCATGCCCTGCCTGATCTCGGACGAGGGCGGTTGGAACGACAAGTCGTTCAACCAGTCGGCCAAGACCGGCATGGACTCGGCCCTGGAGGAGCTCGACGTCGAGGGCATCGAGCTCGAGTCGACCACCCCCAACGACTACGCGCCGAACCTCGAGCAGCTCGTCGCCGAGGGCTGCACGTTCATCGTCTCGGTGGGTTTCAACCTCTCCGCCGCCACGGTCGAGTCGGCGCTGGCCAACCCCGACATCGACTACGCGATCATCGACGACCTCGCCGACAATGACTTCAACGGCGAGACCGACGCCCCGAACATCAAGCCCCTCGTGTTCAACACGGCCGAGGCCGCTTATCTCGGCGGATACGCCGCCGCTTCGTGGTCGGAGCAGAGCGGCGTGAACAAGGTCGGCACCTTCGGCGGCATGCAGATCCCGTCGGTCGCCGTGTTCATGGACGGTTTCCAGCTCGGCGTCGAGAAGTACAACGAGGACAAGGGCGGCGCCGTCGAGGTGCTCGGCTGGGACATGGCCACCGAAGAGGGGCTCTTCACCGGCGGCTTCGCGGCCAACGACACCGCCAAGCAGACCGCGCAGAACCTGCTCGACCAGGGTGCAGACGTCATCCTGCCCGTCGGCGGTCCGGTGTACCAGAGCGCGGCAGCGGCCATCAACGACGGCGGCACTGACACGCTCATGCTCGGTGTCGACACCGACCTCGCCGTCGCCGACGACACCGTCGCCGACCTCGTGCTCGTCTCGATCATGAAGGCCATCGACGTCGCCGTCCACGACGCGACCATCGAGGCCGCCGGCGGCGACTTCAGCGTCGAGCCCTACGTCGGGGACCTCGAGAACGAGGGTGTGAAGCTCTCGAGCTTCCACGACTTCGAGTCGCAGCTGCCGGACGGTCTGGCCGACGAGCTGGCCACCCTCCAGGAGGCCATCATCGCCGGTGACATCACCGTGGAGTCGCCGAACTCCCCGTGA
- a CDS encoding ABC transporter ATP-binding protein codes for MKLELRGITKRFGTLVANDHIDLVVQPGEIHALLGENGAGKSTLMNVLYGLYQADDGQILLDDAPQNFRGPGDAMAAGIGMVHQHFMLIPVFTVAENVMLGHEDTKGIGALDLAKARRHVREVADRFGFQIDPDALVGDLPVGVQQRVEIIKALSRDAKVLVFDEPTAVLTPQETDELMAIMRQLRDEGTSIVFITHKLREVREVADRITVIRLGTVVGEASPTATNAELASLMVGRAVELTVRKGAPRLGDGGLAVRDLRVLTPGGAVVVDGVSFDVRPGEVLGVAGVQGNGQTELVEAIVGLASKVEGSIRLGDTELVGRSVRGILDAGVGFVPEDRKEDGLVGGFSVAENLILDRSNDPEFVTAGTVRRSALEAFARDRIAEYDIRTQGPHTAAGTLSGGNQQKVVIAREMSRDLQLFVAAQPTRGVDVGSIEFIHKRIIETRDAGVPVVVVSTELDEVTALADRIAVMYRGAIVGIVPGDTPRDILGLMMAGEPHPEVAA; via the coding sequence ATGAAGCTCGAACTCCGGGGCATCACCAAGCGCTTCGGCACCCTCGTCGCGAACGACCACATCGACCTCGTGGTCCAGCCCGGCGAGATCCACGCCCTGCTGGGCGAGAACGGTGCCGGCAAGTCGACGCTGATGAACGTCCTCTACGGCCTGTACCAGGCCGACGACGGTCAGATCCTGCTCGACGACGCCCCTCAGAACTTCCGCGGCCCCGGCGACGCCATGGCGGCGGGCATCGGCATGGTGCACCAGCACTTCATGCTCATCCCCGTCTTCACGGTCGCCGAGAACGTCATGCTCGGACACGAGGACACCAAGGGCATCGGCGCCCTCGACCTCGCCAAGGCCCGTCGCCACGTGCGCGAGGTCGCCGACCGGTTCGGCTTCCAGATCGACCCCGACGCCCTCGTCGGGGACCTGCCCGTCGGCGTGCAGCAGCGGGTCGAGATCATCAAGGCGCTCTCGCGCGACGCGAAGGTCCTGGTCTTCGACGAGCCCACAGCGGTGCTCACCCCGCAGGAGACCGACGAGCTCATGGCGATCATGCGCCAGCTGCGCGACGAAGGCACCTCCATCGTCTTCATCACCCACAAGCTGCGGGAGGTCCGCGAGGTCGCGGACCGCATCACCGTCATCCGACTGGGCACGGTCGTCGGTGAGGCGTCTCCGACCGCGACCAACGCCGAGCTCGCCTCCCTCATGGTCGGCCGCGCCGTCGAGCTCACCGTCCGCAAGGGCGCGCCGCGGCTGGGCGACGGCGGCCTCGCGGTGCGAGACCTCCGCGTGCTGACCCCCGGCGGCGCCGTCGTCGTCGACGGTGTGAGCTTCGATGTGCGCCCGGGCGAGGTCCTGGGCGTGGCGGGAGTGCAGGGCAACGGCCAGACCGAGCTCGTCGAGGCCATCGTCGGTCTCGCGAGCAAGGTGGAGGGCTCGATCCGCCTCGGCGACACCGAGCTGGTCGGCCGCAGTGTCCGCGGCATCCTCGACGCCGGCGTCGGGTTCGTGCCCGAGGACCGCAAGGAGGACGGCCTCGTCGGCGGCTTCTCGGTCGCCGAGAACCTCATCCTCGATCGGTCCAACGACCCGGAGTTCGTGACGGCCGGCACCGTCCGGCGCTCCGCGCTGGAGGCCTTCGCGCGCGACCGCATCGCGGAGTACGACATCCGCACCCAGGGCCCCCACACCGCCGCGGGCACGCTGTCGGGCGGCAACCAGCAGAAGGTCGTCATCGCACGCGAGATGAGCCGCGACCTGCAGCTGTTCGTGGCGGCGCAGCCGACCCGCGGCGTCGACGTCGGCTCGATCGAGTTCATCCACAAGCGCATCATCGAGACGCGGGATGCCGGCGTGCCGGTCGTCGTGGTCTCGACCGAGCTCGACGAGGTGACCGCCCTCGCCGACCGCATCGCGGTCATGTACCGGGGTGCGATCGTCGGCATCGTCCCCGGCGACACCCCCCGCGACATCCTCGGCCTCATGATGGCCGGCGAACCCCACCCGGAGGTGGCCGCATGA
- a CDS encoding ABC transporter permease, whose translation MSDSTPGAHETARGGAPEQLPAASSPLTGQTAPEAPRANVLIKELMRGNPVTTILAVVLALIAGGVLIAFTDDDVQEAAGYFFARPGDTVAAIWSAVYGGYEALFRGAVFNPRVDGFAAQIRPLTNSLGFAAPLIAAGLGVALAFRVGLFNIGARGQILVGAGFAALVTFGLDLPMWIHLPLTLLAGIAGGAIWGGIVGVLKARTGAHEVILTIMLNYVAFYFVTWMIRTPGLLQKEGTNQPITAETPASAQFPDLLGSGFPSLDWGFVVVIAATVLVWWVIERSSLGLRMRAVGENPHAARAAGIGVERIYVYAMLFAGGLAGLAAMNQIQGSITTGFSGTIDAGIGFDAITVALLGRSRAWGVFAAGILFGAMKAGSFSMQAQGIPVDIVLVVQALIVLFIAAPPLLRTVFFLPKTDLEKAAKARAKAAKKAVTA comes from the coding sequence ATGAGCGACTCGACACCCGGCGCCCACGAGACCGCGCGCGGCGGCGCGCCCGAGCAGCTCCCCGCCGCCTCGAGCCCGCTGACCGGCCAGACCGCGCCCGAGGCGCCGCGCGCCAACGTCCTGATCAAGGAGCTGATGCGCGGCAACCCCGTCACCACGATCCTCGCGGTCGTGCTCGCCCTGATCGCCGGAGGCGTGCTGATCGCCTTCACCGACGACGACGTGCAGGAGGCGGCGGGGTACTTCTTCGCCCGGCCCGGCGACACCGTCGCTGCCATCTGGAGCGCCGTCTACGGCGGCTACGAGGCGCTGTTCCGCGGAGCGGTCTTCAACCCGCGGGTCGACGGCTTCGCCGCGCAGATCCGCCCCCTGACGAACTCCCTCGGTTTCGCTGCGCCGCTGATCGCCGCAGGCCTGGGCGTGGCGCTCGCCTTCCGGGTCGGGCTGTTCAACATCGGCGCCCGCGGGCAGATCCTCGTGGGCGCGGGATTCGCCGCACTCGTGACCTTCGGTCTCGACCTGCCCATGTGGATCCACCTGCCGCTGACCCTGCTCGCCGGCATCGCCGGCGGTGCGATCTGGGGCGGCATCGTCGGTGTGCTCAAGGCCCGCACCGGGGCGCACGAGGTCATCCTCACGATCATGCTCAACTACGTGGCGTTCTACTTCGTCACCTGGATGATCCGCACCCCCGGGTTATTGCAGAAAGAGGGCACCAATCAGCCCATCACCGCCGAGACGCCGGCGTCGGCGCAGTTCCCCGACCTGCTCGGGTCGGGCTTCCCCTCCCTGGACTGGGGCTTCGTCGTCGTCATCGCCGCCACCGTGCTCGTGTGGTGGGTGATCGAACGCTCGAGCCTCGGACTCCGGATGCGCGCCGTCGGTGAGAACCCGCACGCGGCCCGCGCCGCGGGCATCGGCGTCGAACGCATCTACGTCTACGCGATGCTCTTCGCCGGGGGACTGGCCGGCCTCGCCGCCATGAACCAGATCCAAGGATCGATCACCACGGGCTTCAGCGGCACGATCGACGCCGGCATCGGTTTCGACGCGATCACCGTCGCCCTCCTCGGTCGCAGTCGTGCGTGGGGCGTGTTCGCCGCCGGCATCCTGTTCGGTGCGATGAAGGCGGGCTCGTTCTCGATGCAGGCGCAGGGCATCCCCGTCGACATCGTGCTGGTCGTGCAGGCTCTGATCGTGCTGTTCATCGCCGCGCCGCCCCTGCTGCGCACAGTGTTCTTCCTCCCCAAGACGGACCTCGAGAAGGCGGCCAAGGCGAGAGCCAAGGCGGCGAAGAAGGCGGTGACGGCATGA
- a CDS encoding ABC transporter permease, protein MTTLSPAESADGTIQLATVRQRRLKVPITLGVVSVLLAALFAFAPRDGLSTFRLGDASAALGLPDVAVPTAVTSWSVLVVLVALTALAFWLAGAYRPVPLWLTLLFGVLGVFAFLTWAAAGGLVPVTGLLFGAVSLSVPLVFGALGGVIGERVGVVNVAIEGQLLLGAFSAALLSSITGNPFVGLIGAMIGGVLVSFVLAAFAIKYLVEQVIVGVVLNVLVTGLTGFLYGALLVPNESELNRPVRFTRLEIPLLSDIPILGPVLFNQTIIVYLMFVTVAVVTWALYRTRWGLRLRAVGEHPQAADTVGINVNRSRFWNVSLAGAIAGIGGAYFTLVSVPQFGKEMTAGLGFIALAAVIFGRWDPLRAALAGLLFGFATNLQNLLTVLRTPIPSEFMLMLPYVVTILAVAGFAGQIRGPAAAGKPYIKG, encoded by the coding sequence ATGACCACGCTCAGCCCCGCGGAATCCGCCGACGGCACGATCCAGCTCGCCACCGTCCGGCAGCGGCGCCTGAAGGTGCCCATCACGCTCGGCGTCGTGTCGGTGCTGCTGGCAGCCCTGTTCGCCTTCGCGCCGCGCGACGGCCTCAGCACGTTCCGACTCGGTGACGCCTCCGCTGCCCTGGGCCTTCCCGACGTGGCCGTGCCGACCGCGGTGACGTCATGGTCGGTTCTCGTCGTGCTCGTCGCGCTGACGGCGCTCGCGTTCTGGCTGGCCGGGGCGTACCGGCCGGTACCGCTGTGGCTGACGCTGCTGTTCGGCGTGCTCGGCGTCTTCGCCTTCCTCACCTGGGCGGCCGCCGGGGGTCTCGTACCCGTGACCGGGCTGCTCTTCGGTGCGGTCTCACTCTCGGTCCCGCTGGTGTTCGGGGCGCTCGGCGGTGTCATCGGCGAACGCGTCGGCGTGGTGAACGTCGCCATCGAGGGGCAGCTGCTCCTCGGCGCGTTCTCCGCGGCGCTGCTGTCGAGCATCACCGGCAACCCGTTCGTCGGCCTGATCGGCGCGATGATCGGCGGCGTGCTGGTGTCGTTCGTGCTGGCCGCATTCGCGATCAAGTACCTCGTCGAGCAGGTCATCGTCGGCGTCGTGCTCAACGTGCTCGTCACCGGTCTCACCGGCTTCCTCTACGGCGCGCTGCTCGTTCCCAACGAGAGCGAGCTGAACCGCCCGGTGCGCTTCACCCGTCTCGAGATCCCGCTGCTCAGCGACATCCCGATCCTCGGTCCCGTGCTGTTCAACCAGACGATCATCGTCTACCTCATGTTCGTCACGGTCGCCGTCGTCACGTGGGCGCTGTACCGCACGCGCTGGGGCCTGCGGCTCCGCGCGGTCGGCGAGCACCCGCAGGCCGCCGACACGGTCGGCATCAACGTCAACCGCTCGCGGTTCTGGAACGTCTCGCTCGCGGGAGCGATCGCCGGCATCGGCGGCGCCTACTTCACGCTCGTCTCGGTGCCGCAGTTCGGCAAGGAGATGACGGCCGGCCTCGGCTTCATCGCGTTGGCCGCGGTGATCTTCGGCCGGTGGGATCCGTTGCGGGCAGCGCTCGCAGGACTGCTGTTCGGCTTCGCGACCAACCTGCAGAACCTGCTCACGGTCCTGCGGACGCCGATCCCCAGCGAGTTCATGCTCATGCTCCCGTACGTGGTGACCATCCTCGCGGTCGCCGGTTTCGCCGGCCAGATCCGCGGGCCGGCCGCTGCCGGCAAGCCCTACATCAAGGGATGA
- a CDS encoding cytidine deaminase, whose protein sequence is MTDIDWDELRSVATDAMTRAYAPYSRYRVGAAALVSDGRIVSGCNVENASYGVGLCAECALVGDLHMSGGGRLVAFVCVNNDGQTIMPCGRCRQLLNEFALPGMLLETVSGIRTIDEVLPDAFGPRDLEEAAR, encoded by the coding sequence GTGACCGACATCGACTGGGACGAGCTGCGCTCCGTCGCCACCGACGCCATGACCCGCGCCTACGCGCCCTATTCGCGCTACCGGGTCGGCGCGGCCGCGCTCGTCAGCGACGGGCGCATCGTCTCGGGATGCAACGTCGAGAACGCCTCCTACGGCGTGGGACTGTGCGCCGAGTGCGCCCTGGTCGGCGACCTGCACATGTCGGGCGGCGGCCGACTCGTCGCCTTCGTGTGCGTGAACAACGACGGGCAGACGATCATGCCGTGCGGCCGCTGCCGTCAGCTGCTGAACGAGTTCGCCCTGCCCGGAATGCTGCTCGAGACCGTCTCGGGCATCCGCACGATCGACGAGGTGCTGCCCGACGCGTTCGGCCCGCGAGACCTCGAGGAGGCCGCCCGATGA
- a CDS encoding thymidine phosphorylase yields MSADPTSPATPAAVEAFDAVDVIRAKRDGGVVPEEALRWMVDAYTREYVADSQMAAFAMAVLLNGMERSEIRVMTDAMIASGERMSFAGLGKRTVDKHSTGGVGDKITLPLAPLVAAFGVAVPQLSGRGLGHTGGTLDKLESIPGWRAALSNDEMFDQLRDVGAVICAAGSGLAPADKRLYALRDVTGTVEAIPLIASSIMSKKIAEGTESLVLDVKFGSGAFMKDVDKARELARTMVALGADSGVATTALLTDMNAPLGLAIGNANEVRESVEVLAGGGPADVVELTVALAREMLALAGQPDADVEGALADGRAMDVWRRMIRVQDGDPDAALPAPRETHTVTAPAAGIVSRVEALPFGIAAWRLGAGRARAQDPVIHAAGIDLHVKPGDEVAAGQPLFTLLADDGARFDRALDALHGAWEIDDAAPPAGPLVLERITA; encoded by the coding sequence ATGAGCGCCGATCCCACCAGCCCCGCCACGCCCGCCGCCGTCGAGGCCTTCGACGCCGTCGACGTGATCCGCGCCAAGCGCGACGGTGGCGTGGTGCCCGAGGAGGCGCTGCGCTGGATGGTCGACGCGTACACCCGCGAGTACGTCGCCGACTCGCAGATGGCCGCCTTCGCCATGGCCGTGCTGCTCAACGGCATGGAGCGCAGCGAGATCCGGGTGATGACCGACGCGATGATCGCCTCGGGCGAGCGGATGAGCTTCGCAGGTCTCGGCAAGCGCACCGTCGACAAGCACTCGACGGGAGGCGTCGGCGACAAGATCACCCTGCCCCTGGCGCCCCTGGTCGCCGCGTTCGGCGTCGCGGTGCCGCAGCTGTCGGGTCGTGGACTCGGCCACACCGGTGGGACCCTCGACAAGCTCGAGTCCATCCCGGGGTGGCGTGCCGCGCTGTCGAACGACGAGATGTTCGACCAGCTGCGCGACGTCGGAGCGGTCATCTGCGCCGCCGGGTCGGGTCTCGCGCCCGCCGACAAGCGCCTGTACGCCCTGCGCGACGTGACCGGCACGGTCGAGGCGATCCCCCTCATCGCGTCGAGCATCATGTCGAAGAAGATCGCCGAGGGCACCGAGTCGCTCGTGCTCGACGTGAAGTTCGGCTCGGGCGCCTTCATGAAGGACGTCGACAAGGCCCGCGAGCTCGCCCGCACCATGGTCGCGCTCGGCGCCGACTCCGGCGTGGCGACGACCGCCCTGCTCACCGACATGAACGCCCCGCTCGGTCTCGCCATCGGCAACGCCAACGAGGTGCGCGAATCGGTCGAGGTGCTCGCCGGCGGCGGCCCCGCCGACGTCGTGGAGCTGACGGTCGCGCTCGCGCGCGAGATGCTCGCGCTCGCCGGACAGCCCGACGCCGACGTCGAGGGCGCCCTCGCCGACGGGCGGGCGATGGACGTCTGGCGCCGCATGATCCGCGTCCAGGACGGCGATCCGGATGCGGCCCTCCCCGCTCCCCGCGAGACCCACACGGTCACCGCTCCCGCCGCCGGCATCGTCTCGCGCGTGGAGGCGCTGCCGTTCGGCATCGCCGCCTGGCGCCTGGGTGCCGGGCGTGCGCGCGCGCAGGACCCCGTCATCCACGCGGCGGGCATCGACCTGCACGTCAAACCCGGCGACGAGGTGGCCGCCGGTCAGCCGCTGTTCACCCTGCTGGCCGACGATGGTGCCCGGTTCGACCGCGCACTCGACGCCCTGCACGGCGCGTGGGAGATCGACGACGCGGCGCCCCCGGCCGGCCCGCTCGTGCTCGAACGCATCACCGCCTGA
- a CDS encoding adenosine deaminase: MPIEQHADAKLQGVSVRSLPKVSLHDHLDGGVRPATIVELADELGLDLPETDADDLADWFEDQSDSGSLVDYIKTFDVTLGVMQTREGLRRIAREFVTDLAADGVVYGEVRWAPEQHLQRGLSLQDAVDAVQEGIEEGEDAAEGEGHDIRVGQILSAMRQAGRSLEIARLAVENRSRGVSGFDIAGPEDGYPPAQHRAAFDYLASEFFPVTVHAGEAAGLDSIRSALIDGRALRLGHGVRLASDLNVVSRAGEEVLVQFGDLARWVRDREIPLELSPSSNLQTGAIEAWGTQWEDHPFDLLYQLGFSVTVNVDNRTQSRTSLTRELATLAQTFEYDLDDLQAFQLNAAAGAFLSVEEREELIEVIAEGFGA, encoded by the coding sequence ATGCCGATCGAACAGCACGCCGACGCGAAACTGCAGGGTGTCTCGGTGCGGTCGCTGCCGAAGGTCTCGCTGCACGACCACCTCGATGGCGGCGTGCGGCCCGCGACCATCGTCGAGCTGGCCGACGAGCTCGGACTCGACCTGCCCGAGACCGATGCCGACGACCTCGCGGACTGGTTCGAGGACCAGAGCGACTCCGGGTCGCTCGTCGACTACATCAAGACCTTCGACGTCACGCTCGGGGTCATGCAGACCCGCGAGGGACTGCGCCGGATAGCGCGCGAGTTCGTCACCGACCTCGCCGCAGACGGCGTGGTGTACGGCGAGGTGCGCTGGGCGCCCGAGCAGCACCTGCAGCGCGGGCTGTCGCTCCAGGACGCGGTCGACGCCGTGCAGGAGGGCATCGAGGAAGGCGAGGATGCCGCGGAGGGCGAGGGGCACGACATCCGCGTCGGTCAGATCCTGTCGGCGATGCGTCAGGCGGGCCGTTCGCTCGAGATCGCCCGCCTCGCGGTGGAGAACCGTTCGCGCGGTGTCTCCGGGTTCGACATCGCCGGCCCGGAGGACGGTTATCCGCCCGCCCAGCACCGCGCCGCGTTCGACTACCTCGCTTCGGAGTTCTTCCCCGTCACCGTGCACGCCGGCGAAGCGGCCGGGCTCGACTCGATCCGCTCGGCGCTGATCGACGGTCGCGCGCTGCGCCTGGGGCACGGCGTGCGTCTCGCCTCGGACCTGAACGTCGTCTCCCGCGCCGGCGAAGAGGTGCTCGTGCAGTTCGGCGACCTCGCGCGCTGGGTGCGGGACCGCGAGATCCCGCTCGAGCTCTCGCCGTCCTCCAACCTGCAGACCGGGGCCATCGAGGCGTGGGGGACGCAATGGGAGGACCACCCCTTCGACCTGCTGTATCAGCTGGGCTTCTCGGTGACCGTGAACGTCGACAACCGCACGCAGAGCCGCACGTCCCTCACCCGCGAGCTCGCGACCCTGGCCCAGACGTTCGAGTACGATCTCGACGACCTGCAGGCCTTCCAGCTCAACGCCGCCGCCGGCGCGTTCCTCTCGGTCGAGGAGCGTGAGGAGCTCATCGAGGTCATCGCCGAGGGCTTCGGAGCCTGA